The proteins below are encoded in one region of Brassica napus cultivar Da-Ae chromosome A6, Da-Ae, whole genome shotgun sequence:
- the LOC106346851 gene encoding serine/threonine protein phosphatase 2A 55 kDa regulatory subunit B beta isoform-like isoform X2 gives MCYSDEAIFDSVIKIRKLRFLFSKLFFNWIEEKMKGGGDDAASSAAASASGPPPSLEWRFSQVFGERTAGEEVHEVDIISAIEFDKSGDHLATGDRGGRVVLFERTDTKDNVGSRRDAEQMDYSVRHPEFRYKTEFQSHEPEFDYLKSLEIEEKINKIRWCQPANGALFLLSTNDKTIKYWKVQEKKIKKISEMNIDPSKDPGSSSPLPIIANGVHADKPQDYLSKDFPFPPGGIPSLRLPLVVTSLETSLVARCRRVYAHAHDYHINSISNSSDGETFISADDLRVNLWNLEVSNQSFNIVDVKPTNMEDLTEVITSAEFHPIHCNMLAYSSSKGSIRLIDMRQSALCDSHTKLFEEPEAPGSRSFFTEIIASISDIKFSKNGRYILSRDYMTLKLWDINMDSGPVASYQVHEHLRPRLCDLYENDSIFDKFECCLSGDGSRVATGSYSNLFRVFGASQGSTEAATLEASKNPMRRQIQAPARSSRSMTSVARRGSESPGSDANGNAHDFTTKLLHMAWHPTENSIACAAANSLYMYYG, from the exons ATGTGTTATAGTGATGAGGCGATCTTCGACTCGGTGATTAAGATTCGGAAGCTCAGATTTCTCTTTTCGAagcttttttttaattggattGAAGAAAAAATGAAGGGTGGTGGTGACGATGCTGCTTCCTCCGCCGCTGCTAGTGCTAGTGGTCCTCCTCCGTCTCTAGAGTGGAGATTCTCTCAGGTCTTCGGCGAGCGAACCGCCGGAGAAGAAGTCCATGAag TTGACATCATTTCAGCAATTGAATTCGATAAAAGTGGAGACCATCTTGCAACTGGTGACCGTGGGGGCCGAGTAGTTCTTTTTGAGAGGACGGATACTAAAGAT AATGTTGGATCCAGGAGGGATGCTGAGCAGATGGATTACTCAGTTAGGCATCCTGAGTTTCGATATAAAACAGAGTTTCAGAGTCATGAACCTGAG TTTGACTATCTTAAGAGTTTGGAAATAGAGGAGAAAATCAACAAAATCAGATGGTGTCAGCCAGCAAATGGTGCATTGTTTCTGCTTTCCACAAATGATAAAACCATCAAATATTGGAAG GTACAAGAGAAGAAGATCAAGAAAATTTCTGAAATGAATATTGATCCGTCCAAAGATCCAGGTTCAAGTAGCCCTCTTCCAATAATCGCTAATGGAGTACATGCCGATAAACCACAAGATTACCTGAGCAAGGACTTTCCCTTCCCGCCAGGAGGCATTCCATCTCTGCGTTTGCCCTTGGTA GTGACTAGCCTGGAGACAAGCCTTGTGGCGAGATGCCGAAGAGTGTATGCGCATGCTCATGATTACCATATTAATTCAATCTCAAATAGCAG CGATGGAGAGACCTTCATTTCGGCTGATGATCTGCGAGTCAATCTCTGGAATTTGGAAGTCAGCAACCAGAGTTTcaatattgttgatgttaagcCCACAAACATGGAGGACTTAACTG AGGTTATTACATCTGCTGAGTTTCATCCAATCCATTGTAATATGCTCGCATATAGCAGTTCAAAAGGCTCCATCCGTTTGATTGATATGAGGCAATCAGCTCTGTGCGATTCTCATACTAAATT GTTTGAAGAACCGGAAGCACCTGGTTCAAGATCATTTTTCACAGAGATAATTGCCTCAATTTCAGATATTAAATTCTCAAAGAATGGGAGATACATACTTAGTCGCGATTACATGACCCTCAAG CTGTGGGACATAAACATGGATTCTGGTCCAGTTGCGTCTTACCAGGTTCATGAACATCTGAGACCAAGG CTATGCGATCTATATGAAAACGACTCCATCTTTGATAAATTCGAGTGTTGTCTGAGTGGTGATGGATCAAGGGTAGCAACAGGCTCGTACAG CAATCTATTCCGCGTATTTGGAGCGTCTCAAGGAAGTACTGAAGCTGCAACGTTGGAAGCTAGCAAAAATCCGATGAG GAGGCAAATCCAGGCACCTGCAAGATCTTCCAGATCTATGACAAGCGTGGCTAGACGAG GATCAGAGAGTCCAGGATCAGATGCGAACGGGAACGCACACGATTTCACAACTAAGTTGCTGCATATGGCTTGGCACCCAACGGAGAATTCAATTGCTTGTGCAGCAGCCAACAGCTTGTACATGTATTATGGATGA
- the LOC106346851 gene encoding serine/threonine protein phosphatase 2A 55 kDa regulatory subunit B beta isoform-like isoform X1: MCYSDEAIFDSVIKIRKLRFLFSKLFFNWIEEKMKGGGDDAASSAAASASGPPPSLEWRFSQVFGERTAGEEVHEVDIISAIEFDKSGDHLATGDRGGRVVLFERTDTKDNVGSRRDAEQMDYSVRHPEFRYKTEFQSHEPEFDYLKSLEIEEKINKIRWCQPANGALFLLSTNDKTIKYWKVQEKKIKKISEMNIDPSKDPGSSSPLPIIANGVHADKPQDYLSKDFPFPPGGIPSLRLPLVTSLETSLVARCRRVYAHAHDYHINSISNSSDGETFISADDLRVNLWNLEVSNQSFNIVDVKPTNMEDLTEVITSAEFHPIHCNMLAYSSSKGSIRLIDMRQSALCDSHTKLFEEPEAPGSRSFFTEIIASISDIKFSKNGRYILSRDYMTLKLWDINMDSGPVASYQVHEHLRPRLCDLYENDSIFDKFECCLSGDGSRVATGSYSNLFRVFGASQGSTEAATLEASKNPMRRQIQAPARSSRSMTSVARRGSESPGSDANGNAHDFTTKLLHMAWHPTENSIACAAANSLYMYYG, translated from the exons ATGTGTTATAGTGATGAGGCGATCTTCGACTCGGTGATTAAGATTCGGAAGCTCAGATTTCTCTTTTCGAagcttttttttaattggattGAAGAAAAAATGAAGGGTGGTGGTGACGATGCTGCTTCCTCCGCCGCTGCTAGTGCTAGTGGTCCTCCTCCGTCTCTAGAGTGGAGATTCTCTCAGGTCTTCGGCGAGCGAACCGCCGGAGAAGAAGTCCATGAag TTGACATCATTTCAGCAATTGAATTCGATAAAAGTGGAGACCATCTTGCAACTGGTGACCGTGGGGGCCGAGTAGTTCTTTTTGAGAGGACGGATACTAAAGAT AATGTTGGATCCAGGAGGGATGCTGAGCAGATGGATTACTCAGTTAGGCATCCTGAGTTTCGATATAAAACAGAGTTTCAGAGTCATGAACCTGAG TTTGACTATCTTAAGAGTTTGGAAATAGAGGAGAAAATCAACAAAATCAGATGGTGTCAGCCAGCAAATGGTGCATTGTTTCTGCTTTCCACAAATGATAAAACCATCAAATATTGGAAG GTACAAGAGAAGAAGATCAAGAAAATTTCTGAAATGAATATTGATCCGTCCAAAGATCCAGGTTCAAGTAGCCCTCTTCCAATAATCGCTAATGGAGTACATGCCGATAAACCACAAGATTACCTGAGCAAGGACTTTCCCTTCCCGCCAGGAGGCATTCCATCTCTGCGTTTGCCCTTG GTGACTAGCCTGGAGACAAGCCTTGTGGCGAGATGCCGAAGAGTGTATGCGCATGCTCATGATTACCATATTAATTCAATCTCAAATAGCAG CGATGGAGAGACCTTCATTTCGGCTGATGATCTGCGAGTCAATCTCTGGAATTTGGAAGTCAGCAACCAGAGTTTcaatattgttgatgttaagcCCACAAACATGGAGGACTTAACTG AGGTTATTACATCTGCTGAGTTTCATCCAATCCATTGTAATATGCTCGCATATAGCAGTTCAAAAGGCTCCATCCGTTTGATTGATATGAGGCAATCAGCTCTGTGCGATTCTCATACTAAATT GTTTGAAGAACCGGAAGCACCTGGTTCAAGATCATTTTTCACAGAGATAATTGCCTCAATTTCAGATATTAAATTCTCAAAGAATGGGAGATACATACTTAGTCGCGATTACATGACCCTCAAG CTGTGGGACATAAACATGGATTCTGGTCCAGTTGCGTCTTACCAGGTTCATGAACATCTGAGACCAAGG CTATGCGATCTATATGAAAACGACTCCATCTTTGATAAATTCGAGTGTTGTCTGAGTGGTGATGGATCAAGGGTAGCAACAGGCTCGTACAG CAATCTATTCCGCGTATTTGGAGCGTCTCAAGGAAGTACTGAAGCTGCAACGTTGGAAGCTAGCAAAAATCCGATGAG GAGGCAAATCCAGGCACCTGCAAGATCTTCCAGATCTATGACAAGCGTGGCTAGACGAG GATCAGAGAGTCCAGGATCAGATGCGAACGGGAACGCACACGATTTCACAACTAAGTTGCTGCATATGGCTTGGCACCCAACGGAGAATTCAATTGCTTGTGCAGCAGCCAACAGCTTGTACATGTATTATGGATGA